From a single Collibacillus ludicampi genomic region:
- a CDS encoding BMP family lipoprotein: MAKNKKILSIVATGVLSTSLMLAGCGAAKQGEPGAGGAADGKKLRIAMVTDVGGVNDNSFNQSAWEGLQRAQKDLGIDAKYQESHSAEDYQPNLNSFVKANYDLTWGIGYAMAKDLTTVAQQNPNAKLAIVDSNLDGKIPSNVEAVTFKEQEGSFLMGVIAGLMTKSNKVGFIGGVQVPLIEKFEYGFRAGVHAVNPKATVSVAYAGAFNASDKGKVLAATMYDQGVDVIFPAAGATGDGVFKEAKERGAGKWVIGVDRDQSYLAPDNTLSSMVKHVDVAVYTVAKDLKAGKWNGGHELTLGLKDDGVGYAPTTNKHVPADVLKKVDDFKQKIINGEIKVPSTKAEFDAFVAGK; encoded by the coding sequence ATGGCCAAAAACAAAAAAATCCTGTCGATCGTAGCGACAGGGGTATTGTCAACAAGTCTCATGCTTGCTGGATGCGGAGCCGCAAAACAAGGAGAACCCGGTGCCGGCGGGGCGGCAGATGGCAAGAAACTGCGCATTGCGATGGTGACCGATGTCGGTGGTGTTAACGACAACTCGTTCAACCAGTCCGCTTGGGAAGGATTACAAAGGGCGCAAAAAGATCTGGGAATCGATGCTAAATACCAAGAGTCTCACAGCGCGGAGGACTACCAGCCGAATTTGAACAGTTTCGTCAAAGCCAACTATGATTTGACTTGGGGCATTGGTTACGCGATGGCCAAAGATTTAACGACCGTCGCCCAGCAAAATCCGAATGCCAAATTGGCGATTGTCGACTCCAATCTGGATGGCAAGATTCCGTCTAACGTAGAAGCGGTGACCTTCAAAGAACAAGAAGGATCCTTTCTGATGGGTGTCATCGCCGGTTTGATGACCAAATCCAACAAGGTCGGATTCATCGGAGGTGTGCAAGTTCCTCTGATTGAGAAGTTCGAATACGGTTTTCGCGCGGGCGTTCATGCGGTGAACCCGAAAGCGACCGTCAGTGTCGCGTATGCAGGGGCGTTTAACGCATCCGATAAGGGGAAAGTGTTGGCGGCTACCATGTACGACCAGGGTGTTGACGTGATCTTCCCTGCGGCTGGTGCGACGGGTGACGGTGTTTTTAAAGAGGCAAAGGAACGCGGTGCTGGCAAATGGGTGATCGGAGTTGACCGTGATCAATCCTACCTGGCTCCGGATAACACGTTATCATCGATGGTGAAACACGTGGATGTCGCCGTCTATACTGTGGCGAAAGATTTGAAAGCGGGCAAGTGGAACGGCGGACATGAGCTGACCTTGGGATTGAAAGATGACGGGGTTGGTTATGCTCCTACGACAAATAAACACGTTCCTGCTGATGTCCTCAAAAAAGTGGATGACTTCAAGCAAAAAATCATCAATGGCGAGATCAAAGTGCCAAGTACAAAAGCGGAATTTGACGCATTCGTAGCCGGCAAATAA
- a CDS encoding ABC transporter permease produces MDKTMRPFQAFTVPVVAVVLGLVVGAVLMLILGYNPFNGYVAMFQGIFGSLYNIGETLRMVTPLIFTGLAVAFAFRTGLFNIGVEGQFMIGQLAALYVGIMWKLPTGIHAAVALLAAMIAGGLWAAIAGFLKARMRIHEVITTIMLNYIALYTSNYVISHFLKSETERSKDILPTASLKAPLLSVMFDNARIHWGILISLLFAVIAYWLLFKTVLGYELRAVGFNPHAAEYAGMNVSRNIVLSMAISGMIAAAGGACETLGVYGYMSIAAGFSGIGFDGIAVALIGANNPFGVILSALLFGGLTYGSNNMQMVENIPTEIIRVVMALIIFFVAAGGFVKWLLGVFRRRQEVQK; encoded by the coding sequence ATGGATAAAACCATGCGTCCGTTTCAGGCGTTCACCGTACCCGTGGTGGCCGTGGTGCTTGGTCTCGTCGTTGGGGCGGTCTTGATGCTTATTCTTGGATACAATCCGTTCAACGGATATGTCGCTATGTTTCAAGGGATTTTTGGTAGCCTTTATAACATCGGTGAGACACTGCGCATGGTGACCCCGTTGATCTTCACGGGGCTTGCGGTCGCATTCGCTTTTCGCACAGGTCTATTCAATATCGGTGTGGAAGGACAATTTATGATCGGTCAGCTGGCTGCCCTGTACGTGGGAATCATGTGGAAGTTGCCGACAGGAATTCATGCGGCTGTAGCATTGCTCGCGGCAATGATCGCTGGCGGCCTCTGGGCAGCGATTGCAGGATTCTTGAAAGCGCGTATGCGCATCCACGAAGTGATCACCACCATCATGCTGAATTATATCGCTTTGTATACATCAAACTACGTCATCAGTCACTTTTTGAAATCGGAAACGGAACGTTCGAAAGATATTCTCCCTACCGCTTCGTTGAAAGCACCTTTGCTTTCCGTGATGTTCGATAACGCGCGCATTCATTGGGGTATACTCATCTCCTTGCTATTTGCTGTCATCGCATACTGGCTGCTGTTTAAAACGGTGCTCGGTTATGAGTTGCGTGCTGTTGGTTTCAATCCGCATGCGGCAGAATACGCCGGTATGAACGTATCGCGTAATATCGTTCTCTCAATGGCCATTTCGGGGATGATTGCCGCCGCTGGTGGTGCATGCGAAACACTTGGCGTTTACGGATACATGTCGATCGCCGCCGGATTTTCAGGGATCGGATTCGATGGGATTGCTGTAGCGCTCATTGGTGCAAACAACCCGTTTGGAGTCATCCTCTCCGCACTTCTTTTTGGCGGGCTGACTTACGGTTCGAACAACATGCAAATGGTCGAGAATATCCCCACAGAGATCATTCGCGTGGTCATGGCGCTGATCATTTTCTTCGTTGCGGCAGGCGGATTCGTCAAATGGTTACTTGGGGTGTTCCGTCGTCGTCAGGAGGTGCAAAAGTAG
- a CDS encoding DNA translocase FtsK, with the protein MGKKIEQTKSFIKYEIIGLILLAIAGVSLARVGWLGEYVNYLFLFAAGNWYWLLGVYLCYLAFFVMVKRTRPQITRRMAGILLFLLVLLTWDHLNLYTVLLHSHGNVEPDMLDETVTRIYALHDYLEGKHQPISAGGGLIGLLFFLIAHKLFDTLGLLIVLIISGIISLILITGKSLVAFVGKIKSKIDKRSEKLGQRVKSIVEESKNQRHLKKEAVERARTEQAIEMGEEEQAESPRKTNRFRFFTKKKGKTQEDHERNPESGEKREEIPLVFRDFTENILLEDKSANGGSALDGQQELGPTFETLSQHAKIRVRFPHAEQLSEENPASSNDPVQWVMNVPDEHYQIPHVSLLDLPKKMRGGKDRQDVMENAKKLEETLDSFGVQVKVTEVHRGPTVTRYEVTPAVGVKVSRIVSLTDDLALALAARDIRIEAPIPGKSAVGIEVPNKEVAVVSLREVLESDEFQKSESRLTIALGRDISGAPIVGNLAKMPHVLVAGATGSGKSVCINGMITSILYKAKPHEVKFIMVDPKMVELNVYNGIPHLMAPVVTDPRRAAYALKKVVAEMEHRYELFAKEGARNMEGYNAMMAERGQPQLPFIVVIVDELADLMMVAPGDVEDAICRLAQMARAAGIHLIIATQRPSVDVITGVIKANIPSRIAFAVSSQVDSRTILDSGGAEKLLGRGDMLYLPIGESKPIRVQGAFLSDAEVERVVSFVKNQQQEPSYTLDLSVPQEENAAKDEDIDPLFYEALKLVVESEQASVSMIQRRLKVGYARAARLIDQMEERGYVGPFEGSRPREVLLTKEQWNAMNMNVM; encoded by the coding sequence ATGGGAAAAAAAATCGAGCAAACGAAATCATTCATCAAATATGAAATTATCGGCTTGATTCTTCTGGCGATTGCAGGAGTATCATTAGCCAGGGTAGGTTGGTTAGGGGAATATGTGAATTATCTGTTCCTGTTCGCAGCCGGTAACTGGTACTGGCTGTTAGGCGTTTATCTGTGCTACCTTGCTTTTTTTGTGATGGTGAAACGTACGCGGCCGCAGATCACTCGGCGTATGGCGGGAATCCTGCTTTTTCTCTTGGTTTTGCTTACATGGGATCATTTAAATCTCTACACGGTTCTGCTTCATTCCCATGGGAATGTGGAACCGGACATGTTGGATGAAACGGTCACACGGATCTATGCGCTGCATGATTACCTGGAAGGCAAGCATCAGCCGATAAGTGCGGGAGGCGGATTAATCGGCCTCTTATTCTTTCTTATTGCCCACAAACTGTTTGATACATTGGGCTTGTTGATCGTATTAATCATCAGTGGGATCATCTCGTTGATACTCATAACCGGTAAGTCGCTTGTCGCTTTCGTCGGGAAAATAAAGAGCAAGATCGATAAACGATCAGAAAAATTAGGGCAGCGCGTAAAGTCGATAGTGGAAGAGTCTAAGAATCAACGACATTTGAAGAAAGAAGCGGTAGAGCGGGCAAGAACGGAGCAAGCGATAGAGATGGGGGAAGAGGAGCAGGCGGAAAGCCCTAGAAAAACGAATCGTTTCCGGTTCTTTACCAAGAAGAAAGGTAAGACACAAGAGGATCATGAACGAAACCCTGAATCAGGAGAAAAGAGGGAAGAAATTCCTCTCGTCTTTCGTGATTTTACGGAAAACATCCTCTTGGAGGATAAATCCGCTAACGGCGGCTCCGCTCTCGATGGTCAGCAGGAACTTGGACCAACTTTTGAGACCCTGAGTCAACACGCGAAGATTCGTGTGCGTTTTCCGCATGCAGAACAGTTGTCTGAAGAAAATCCTGCTTCCTCAAATGATCCGGTTCAATGGGTGATGAATGTACCTGATGAACATTATCAGATTCCACACGTGTCATTGTTGGATCTGCCAAAGAAAATGCGCGGGGGAAAAGACCGGCAGGATGTAATGGAAAACGCGAAAAAACTGGAAGAAACGCTCGACAGTTTCGGAGTGCAAGTGAAAGTGACAGAAGTGCATCGAGGGCCGACGGTTACTCGCTATGAAGTGACGCCCGCAGTCGGGGTGAAAGTGTCCCGTATCGTCAGTCTGACGGACGATTTGGCGCTTGCCTTGGCTGCAAGGGATATTCGTATTGAAGCGCCGATTCCGGGCAAATCGGCGGTAGGAATCGAAGTACCGAATAAAGAGGTCGCGGTCGTAAGCTTGCGCGAAGTCCTCGAGAGCGATGAGTTTCAAAAATCCGAATCCAGGCTTACAATCGCTCTTGGCAGAGATATTTCCGGTGCCCCGATCGTTGGCAACCTCGCCAAAATGCCTCATGTTCTTGTGGCGGGAGCGACCGGATCGGGAAAATCGGTCTGTATCAACGGAATGATTACCAGTATTTTGTATAAAGCGAAGCCGCATGAAGTGAAATTCATCATGGTCGATCCGAAAATGGTCGAGTTGAACGTGTATAACGGTATCCCACACCTCATGGCCCCCGTCGTTACGGATCCGCGGCGAGCGGCTTATGCATTGAAGAAAGTGGTTGCGGAGATGGAACACAGGTATGAGCTGTTTGCCAAAGAAGGCGCCCGAAACATGGAAGGTTACAATGCCATGATGGCTGAACGCGGTCAGCCGCAATTGCCTTTTATCGTTGTCATCGTTGACGAGTTGGCCGATCTGATGATGGTGGCCCCTGGTGATGTCGAAGATGCGATTTGTCGCTTGGCACAGATGGCGCGTGCCGCCGGGATTCACTTGATCATCGCGACACAGCGTCCTTCCGTGGATGTGATCACGGGGGTGATCAAAGCGAACATCCCTTCACGCATTGCTTTCGCCGTTTCTTCTCAGGTGGATTCGCGAACGATCCTCGATTCGGGCGGCGCGGAGAAATTATTGGGAAGAGGGGACATGCTGTATTTGCCGATCGGCGAATCGAAGCCGATTCGCGTTCAAGGCGCATTCCTATCAGATGCGGAGGTGGAACGAGTCGTCTCGTTTGTGAAGAATCAACAGCAAGAACCATCATATACGCTCGATTTGAGCGTTCCTCAAGAAGAAAATGCAGCAAAAGACGAAGATATCGATCCCCTCTTTTATGAAGCGCTGAAATTGGTGGTCGAATCAGAACAGGCCTCTGTTTCCATGATTCAAAGGCGATTGAAAGTCGGTTATGCGCGTGCGGCGAGATTGATTGATCAAATGGAAGAACGGGGATATGTCGGGCCTTTTGAGGGTTCAAGACCGCGTGAAGTCTTATTGACAAAAGAACAATGGAATGCCATGAACATGAATGTGATGTAA
- a CDS encoding nicotinate phosphoribosyltransferase: MNEVMKRYHEVASLPIYRNRNLTMMTDLYQLTMMYGYYKSGRMNQEVVFDTYFRKHPCGGGYVVAAGLEQAIIYLMSLRFTEEDLAYLRSLELFDEGFLDELRRFRFTGSLYAMPEGTIAFANEPLLRFRGRILELQLIESAILSFVNHQTLIATKASRIVHSARTELVDLSADTIMEFGLRRAQNADAANFGARAAYIGGCIGTSNVYAGQNFGIPVMGTMAHSWVQSFPSELDAFRAFANAFPDKTVLLVDTYNTLQSGMVHAIQVAREMRERGQELLGVRLDSGDLAYLSKEARRMLDEAGFPDVKIVASSDLDEGTIRDLIIQGARIDQWGVGTSLITSKDCPSLGGVYKLVAEVDGDEFIPRIKVSENPQKITNPGYKRVVRLYDTEGMATADLICLDEEVIDTASPLELFDPVHTYKRKVVQNFTTEELLIPIIENGELVYKIPTIHEIRQRVTDQLKRFPEEVKRLKNPHVYHVDLSLKLWTLKQELLLKSQTGAQAIEQDPA, translated from the coding sequence ATGAATGAAGTGATGAAACGCTATCATGAAGTGGCTTCTTTGCCTATATATCGCAACCGCAATTTAACGATGATGACCGATTTGTATCAGCTGACCATGATGTACGGGTATTATAAGAGCGGTCGCATGAATCAGGAGGTGGTCTTCGATACATATTTTCGCAAACATCCTTGCGGCGGCGGTTATGTTGTGGCTGCGGGGCTTGAGCAAGCGATCATTTACCTGATGAGTTTGCGTTTCACGGAGGAGGATTTAGCTTATTTGCGATCGCTCGAACTGTTCGATGAAGGGTTCCTCGATGAACTTCGGCGTTTCCGTTTTACCGGGAGCCTCTATGCGATGCCCGAAGGCACGATCGCTTTTGCCAACGAACCACTCTTGCGGTTTCGCGGAAGGATTTTGGAGTTGCAGTTGATCGAATCGGCCATCCTTTCGTTCGTGAATCATCAAACGCTGATCGCTACCAAAGCGTCGCGGATCGTGCACTCCGCACGCACGGAATTGGTCGATCTGAGTGCTGATACAATCATGGAATTCGGACTGCGTCGCGCACAGAACGCGGATGCAGCCAACTTCGGGGCACGGGCAGCTTATATCGGCGGCTGTATAGGCACATCGAACGTGTATGCGGGCCAGAATTTTGGAATCCCTGTGATGGGAACGATGGCCCACAGTTGGGTGCAAAGTTTTCCCAGTGAACTCGACGCTTTTCGCGCCTTTGCGAACGCGTTTCCTGATAAGACTGTTCTGCTCGTCGATACGTATAACACGTTGCAGAGCGGGATGGTTCACGCGATTCAAGTCGCTCGGGAAATGAGAGAGCGTGGTCAAGAACTGCTGGGGGTTCGCCTTGATTCCGGAGATCTCGCGTACTTATCCAAGGAGGCGCGGCGCATGTTGGATGAAGCGGGATTCCCTGATGTGAAGATCGTCGCCTCCTCTGATCTGGATGAAGGAACCATCCGCGATCTCATCATTCAGGGCGCCCGGATCGATCAATGGGGTGTCGGCACTTCTTTAATCACATCCAAGGACTGTCCGTCGCTCGGAGGCGTTTATAAGCTGGTGGCAGAGGTCGATGGAGATGAATTCATTCCTCGCATCAAAGTTTCCGAGAATCCACAAAAGATCACAAATCCCGGTTATAAACGGGTGGTTCGTTTGTATGACACGGAGGGCATGGCAACGGCCGATTTGATTTGTCTTGATGAGGAAGTAATCGATACAGCAAGTCCCCTGGAACTTTTTGATCCTGTGCATACGTACAAGCGGAAAGTGGTTCAGAATTTTACCACGGAAGAATTGTTGATTCCCATCATCGAAAATGGAGAATTGGTGTATAAGATTCCTACGATTCATGAAATCCGACAGCGTGTTACGGATCAGTTAAAAAGATTCCCGGAAGAAGTCAAACGTTTGAAAAACCCGCATGTGTATCATGTGGATCTCTCTTTAAAATTATGGACATTAAAGCAAGAGCTCCTGTTGAAGAGTCAGACCGGAGCTCAAGCGATCGAACAAGATCCCGCTTAG
- a CDS encoding GntR family transcriptional regulator gives MNQIRSDHRPLYQLVIDHMKQLKASGEWTAGTRLPSENELAKRFGVSRATLREALRILEEEGFIIRKHGIGTFIAEKQVFKGGIEQLFSVTEWIRRTGYTPGTSGFSMRIIQATDEWRERFDMEDLRFLYEITRIRTANEQPVVFCRDIVPVPYLTEEWKEKYESLLEALTNISGIEIRYAIADILPVAYDPEVSPLLQLTQGETMLLLEQLHYDAADRPIIFSTNYFRADKFHFHVMRKRQ, from the coding sequence GTGAATCAAATTCGATCGGATCATCGTCCTTTGTACCAACTCGTTATCGATCATATGAAGCAGTTAAAGGCTTCCGGTGAATGGACGGCAGGAACACGATTGCCATCCGAGAATGAGTTGGCCAAGCGCTTTGGCGTGAGTCGAGCTACTCTGCGGGAAGCGCTCCGCATCCTCGAAGAAGAAGGATTTATCATCCGCAAACACGGAATCGGTACATTTATCGCGGAGAAGCAAGTTTTTAAAGGCGGAATCGAGCAATTGTTTTCTGTGACCGAATGGATTCGGCGCACCGGATATACCCCGGGAACGAGCGGTTTTTCCATGCGTATCATCCAGGCAACCGACGAGTGGAGAGAGCGGTTCGATATGGAAGATTTGCGTTTTCTGTACGAAATCACGCGAATCCGCACAGCGAATGAACAACCTGTGGTATTTTGCCGCGATATCGTGCCTGTTCCATATCTGACAGAAGAATGGAAAGAAAAATATGAGTCATTGTTGGAAGCGCTCACAAACATCTCGGGAATCGAGATCCGGTATGCGATCGCAGATATTCTGCCGGTTGCTTACGATCCGGAAGTGTCTCCCTTACTGCAGTTGACCCAGGGAGAGACCATGCTGTTATTGGAGCAGTTGCACTATGATGCGGCAGACCGACCGATCATCTTCTCAACAAACTATTTTCGAGCAGACAAGTTTCATTTTCATGTGATGCGAAAAAGGCAATAA
- a CDS encoding ABC transporter ATP-binding protein, with the protein MLGITKRFPGIVANDQINLVVNQGEIHALLGENGAGKSTLMNILFGLYQPDEGEIHIRGKRVKITDPNVANRLGIGMVHQHFMLVEPFTVTENIVLGSEPRKGLFIDLDKAAREVQELSDRYGLQVDPFAKIENISVGMQQRVEILKTLYRGADIIIFDEPTAVLTPQEIKELLEIMRNLVREGKSIIFITHKLKEIMAICDRVTIIRRGRYIDSLAVKDTNPRELAAKMVGREVTFSVEKKPAQQKNTVLEIQNVMAEGNRGVDALRGISLEVREGEILGIAGVEGNGQSELIEVIVGLRKVKSGRILLKGKEITNKHPREIYEAGVSHIPEDRHKHGLVLDYSIGENMVLNTYYKEPFSRKGFLNYAQIFKHARKLIQAFDVRTPDEYTPARALSGGNQQKGIIAREVDRDPDLLIAAQPTRGLDVGAIEFIHKKLIEQRDKGKAVLLLSLELDEIMNVADRIAVIYEGRIVGIVDPKEVNEDQLGLMMAGATSGHPGEERGEE; encoded by the coding sequence ATGCTCGGTATCACAAAGCGTTTTCCCGGGATTGTCGCCAATGACCAAATTAACCTGGTCGTTAATCAGGGGGAGATTCACGCGCTGCTTGGAGAAAACGGTGCAGGAAAATCGACGCTTATGAATATCTTGTTTGGTCTCTATCAGCCTGATGAGGGAGAGATTCACATCCGCGGAAAGCGCGTGAAGATTACCGATCCTAACGTTGCAAATCGCCTTGGAATCGGTATGGTGCATCAACATTTCATGTTGGTTGAACCGTTTACAGTGACCGAAAATATCGTTCTCGGTTCGGAACCGCGCAAAGGTTTATTTATCGATCTGGATAAAGCTGCACGTGAAGTACAAGAATTGTCCGACCGGTATGGATTGCAGGTTGATCCTTTTGCGAAAATTGAAAACATTTCGGTGGGGATGCAGCAACGGGTAGAAATTCTAAAGACTCTATACCGCGGGGCGGATATTATTATCTTCGACGAACCGACAGCCGTTTTGACACCGCAGGAAATCAAAGAGTTGCTGGAGATTATGCGTAATCTGGTACGTGAGGGCAAGTCGATCATTTTTATTACGCATAAGTTGAAAGAAATCATGGCGATCTGTGATCGTGTGACGATCATTCGCAGAGGGCGCTACATTGATTCACTGGCAGTGAAAGATACGAACCCTCGTGAATTGGCTGCCAAGATGGTTGGGAGAGAAGTCACCTTCTCTGTCGAGAAAAAGCCCGCTCAGCAGAAGAATACGGTTCTTGAAATACAGAATGTAATGGCGGAAGGGAATCGCGGAGTCGATGCATTGCGCGGGATTTCGCTTGAAGTGCGTGAAGGGGAAATTTTGGGGATCGCCGGTGTGGAAGGGAACGGACAATCTGAATTGATTGAAGTGATCGTCGGCCTGCGCAAAGTCAAATCCGGACGTATTCTGTTAAAAGGAAAAGAGATCACAAACAAACATCCGCGGGAGATTTATGAAGCGGGAGTTTCTCATATACCGGAAGACCGGCACAAACACGGCCTCGTACTGGACTACAGTATCGGTGAAAATATGGTACTCAATACGTATTACAAGGAACCTTTTTCACGCAAAGGCTTTTTAAATTACGCACAAATTTTTAAGCATGCGAGAAAGCTGATTCAAGCGTTTGACGTGCGTACACCGGATGAATACACGCCGGCACGCGCATTGTCCGGCGGAAATCAACAGAAAGGCATTATCGCGCGAGAGGTAGATCGCGATCCGGATCTACTGATCGCCGCTCAACCGACGCGCGGCCTCGATGTGGGAGCGATCGAATTCATTCATAAGAAACTCATCGAACAGAGAGATAAAGGAAAAGCTGTTCTTCTGCTCTCTCTTGAACTCGATGAAATCATGAACGTGGCAGACCGTATCGCCGTCATTTATGAAGGACGCATTGTCGGTATTGTCGATCCTAAAGAAGTGAATGAAGACCAGTTGGGTCTCATGATGGCGGGCGCGACGAGCGGTCATCCGGGTGAAGAAAGGGGTGAAGAGTAG
- a CDS encoding ABC transporter permease codes for MAVSALVETVLNNTIMYSTPLILGALGGVVSERAGVVNIALEGLMTIGAFAAAVTTIFVGEQLGLSGLAPWAGLLAAMLCGVLFSLPHAVASIHFKADQVVSGVALNFLAAGFSIFMVKRLFNGSAQTTTVQFPFNKITIPGLTDVPVIGKGIFSSYPTSYIAFLLVFVFWLILYKTPFGLRLRAIGEHPRAADTLGVNVYNYRYIAVMISGALAGLGGAGMSIAITGVFQQNTISGHGFMALAAMIFGKWHPVGAMGAALFFGFATALAASGQVLGLTKYVPSELLNMLPYLLTILALAGVVGKAEAPAADGKPYEKGQR; via the coding sequence ATGGCAGTATCGGCTCTTGTAGAAACGGTTTTGAACAACACCATCATGTATTCAACTCCTCTGATCCTAGGGGCTTTGGGAGGAGTGGTGTCGGAACGGGCAGGTGTCGTCAATATCGCTTTAGAAGGACTGATGACGATCGGCGCATTTGCCGCTGCCGTTACCACCATTTTCGTAGGTGAACAATTGGGGTTGTCCGGCTTGGCACCATGGGCGGGTTTGCTCGCAGCCATGTTGTGTGGGGTGCTTTTCTCCCTTCCTCATGCTGTTGCATCGATTCATTTCAAAGCCGATCAGGTCGTCTCGGGGGTGGCGCTCAATTTTCTCGCTGCCGGATTTTCCATTTTTATGGTAAAACGTTTGTTTAATGGTTCTGCGCAAACGACTACGGTGCAGTTTCCATTTAACAAGATTACCATTCCGGGATTGACGGACGTTCCAGTTATCGGAAAAGGGATATTCTCCTCCTACCCGACGTCTTACATCGCATTTCTGCTTGTCTTCGTCTTCTGGCTCATTCTTTATAAAACACCGTTCGGACTGCGTTTGCGGGCGATCGGAGAGCATCCGCGGGCGGCTGATACGTTAGGCGTTAATGTATATAATTATCGATATATCGCTGTGATGATTTCCGGTGCGCTTGCAGGTTTGGGGGGAGCCGGGATGTCGATCGCGATCACAGGGGTATTTCAACAGAACACGATTTCGGGACATGGTTTTATGGCACTTGCCGCGATGATTTTTGGAAAATGGCATCCCGTCGGTGCAATGGGAGCCGCCTTATTCTTCGGGTTTGCAACCGCATTGGCCGCATCGGGACAAGTCTTGGGATTGACCAAATATGTGCCGAGCGAACTATTGAACATGCTTCCATACCTCTTAACAATCCTCGCGTTAGCGGGTGTAGTCGGAAAAGCGGAAGCGCCTGCAGCCGACGGAAAACCCTATGAAAAAGGGCAAAGATAA